From a region of the Tiliqua scincoides isolate rTilSci1 chromosome 4, rTilSci1.hap2, whole genome shotgun sequence genome:
- the VCPIP1 gene encoding deubiquitinating protein VCPIP1, translated as MSQPPQQQPPQQEPQPAAAPASKKRDRRIFSGTCPEPKCQARLFFPAHGPPSGGSVECTDCGRRHEQRQLLGVEEVTDPDLVLHNLLRNALLGVSGAGPPRRSAELVKVMGLSNYHCKLLSPILARYGMDKQTGKAKLLTEMNQGDVFDCALLGDRAFLIEPEHVDAVGYGRDRSGSLLYLHDTLEDIRRANNSQECLIPVHVDGDGHCLVHAVSRALVGRELFWHALRENLKKHFSENLARYKALFHDFIDAAEWEDIINECDPSFVPPEGVPMGLRNIHIFGLANVLHRPIVLLDSLSGMRSSGDYSATFLPGLIPEEKCMGKDGMLNKPICIAWSSSGRNHYIPLVGIKGAALPKLPMNLLPKAWGVPQDLIKKYIKLEDDGGCVIGGDRSLQDKYLMRLVAAMEEVFMDKHGIHPSLVADVHQYFYRRTGVIGVQPEDVTAAAKKAVMDNRLHKCLICGALSELHVPPEWLAPGGKLYNLAKSTHGQLRPDKNYSFPLNSLVCSYNHLKDVLVPDYSLSSLTACNWCHGTLMRRVRSDGSVVYLDGDRTNTKSTGGKCGCGFKHYWEGKEYDNLPEAFPITLEWGGRVVRESVYWFQYESDPSLNSNVYDVAMKLVTKHFPGEFGSEILVQKVVNTILHQTAKKNPNDYTPVNIDGAHARRVDDVLQGEDLESQLPTKIILTGQKTKTLHKEELNMSKTERTIQQNIAEQAPVTQKRKTEKLKQVHKGPTRTASPGAVSDGPSSAPATPTKAPYSPTSTKEKKIRITTNDGRQAMLTLKSTTTFLELQESIAREFNIFPHLQCIRFGFPPKELLPPKEGQENEPVPLLHGDRITVEILKGKEDSSQAVLVHSAHAVKHDDAAVTSKIASKELQEQMDKEMYSLCLLATFMGEDVWSYAKGFPYLFQQGGVFYNMMKKTMGLTDGKHCTFPHLPGKTFVYNAAEDRLELCVDAAGHFPVGSDVEDLVKEALSQVRAEAASRSREASPSHGLLKLGSGGVVKKKSEQLHNVTAFQGKGHSLGTAAGSQQHHQKAREALPTRKQSTGTDFSPGCAKSEPSVYTGESGNSELIRIAPGVGTMRDGRQLDPSLIEAQRKKLQEMVSSIQASMDRHLRDQNAEQSASNDFSQRKLEATGSSVKMRSSQTGLSESYSLTSGSGHLNAETTDSNMSNAVGASFPTRSKAQKGNSVEEPEEMDSQDAEITNTTEPMDHS; from the exons ATGTCGCAGCCGCCTCAGCAACAGCCTCCCCAGCAGGAGCCGCAGCCGGCGGCGGCGCCGGCCTCGAAGAAGCGGGACCGCCGCATCTTCTCGGGCACCTGCCCGGAGCCCAAGTGCCAGGCGCGGCTGTTCTTCCCGGCCCACGGGCCGCCCAGCGGCGGCAGCGTCGAGTGCACGGACTGCGGGCGGCGCCACGAGCAGCGGCAGCTCCTGGGCGTGGAGGAGGTGACGGACCCCGACCTGGTGCTGCACAACCTGCTGCGCAACGCCCTGCTGGGGGTGAGCGGCGCCGGCCCCCCGCGGAGGAGCGCGGAGCTGGTGAAGGTGATGGGCCTGTCCAACTACCACTGCAAGCTGCTGTCCCCCATCCTGGCCCGCTACGGGATGGACAAGCAGACGGGCAAGGCCAAGCTGCTGACCGAGATGAACCAGGGTGACGTTTTTGACTGTGCCCTGCTGGGCGACCGCGCCTTCCTCATCGAGCCCGAGCACGTGGACGCCGTGGGCTACGGCCGGGACCGCTCTGGCAGCCTTCTCTACCTGCACGACACCCTCGAGGACATCCGCAGGGCCAACAACAGCCAGGAGTGCCTCATCCCTGTGCACGTGGACGGTGATGGCCACTGCCTGGTGCACGCCGTCTCCCGGGCGCTGGTGGGCAGGGAGCTCTTCTGGCACGCGCTGCGGGAGAACCTGAAGAAGCACTTCAGCGAGAACCTTGCCCGCTACAAGGCGCTCTTCCACGACTTCATTGATGCGGCCGAGTGGGAGGACATCATCAATGAGTGCGACCCCTCCTTCGTGCCCCCCGAGGGCGTGCCCATGGGCCTCCGCAATATCCACATCTTTGGCCTGGCCAACGTGCTGCACCGGCCCATTGTCCTCTTGGATTCCCTGAGCGGAATGCGCAGTTCGGGGGACTACTCTGCCACTTTCCTTCCTGGATTGATAccagaagaaaaatgcatgggGAAAGACGGCATGTTGAACAAACCTATCTGCATTGCCTGGAGTAGTTCTGGACGTAACCACTATATTCCTCTGGTTGGAATTAAAGGTGCTGCTTTGCCTAAATTGCCTATGAACTTGCTTCCTAAAGCTTGGGGAGTACCTCAGGAccttattaaaaagtacatcaAATTGGAAGACGATGGTGGTTGTGTGATAGGAGGTGACAGAAGCTTGCAAGATAAATACTTGATGAGGTTGGTTGCTGCCATGGAAGAGGTTTTTATGGATAAGCACGGTATTCATCCCAGCTTAGTAGCTGATGTACATCAATATTTCTATAGACGGACTGGTGTAATAGGAGTTCAGCCTGAagatgtcacagcagctgctaaaAAAGCAGTAATGGACAACCGTCTTCACAAGTGTCTGATTTGTGGTGCCCTTTCAGAACTTCATGTTCCTCCAGAGTGGCTGGCTCCTGGAGGGAAACTGTATAATCTGGCAAAAAGTACTCATGGCCAGCTAAGGCCTGATAAAAATTATAGTTTTCCCCTTAACAGTTTGGTATGTTCATATAATCATTTGAAGGATGTTCTTGTGCCAGACTACAGTTTGAGTAGTTTGACTGCCTGTAACTGGTGTCATGGCACCTTGATGCGTCGTGTCAGAAGCGATGGCTCTGTTGTGTATTTGGATGGGGACAGAACTAATACTAAATCTACAGGTGGCAAATGTGGTTGTGGATTCAAGCATTACTGGGAAGGTAAAGAATATGACAATCTCCCTGAGGCTTTCCCTATTACTTTAGAGTGGGGTGGGAGAGTGGTCAGAGAGTCTGTGTACTGGTTCCAGTACGAAAGTGACCCATCTCTGAACAGTAACGTGTATGATGTTGCAATGAAACTTGTTACCAAGCATTTTCCTGGAGAATTTGGTAGTGAGATTCTTGTTCAGAAAGTTGTCAATACAATACTACATCAGACAGCCAAAAAGAACCCCAATGACTATACGCCTGTAAACATTGATGGTGCTCATGCCCGAAGAGTTGATGATGTACTACAAGGAGAAGACCTAGAATCTCAGCTTCCAACCAAAATTATTCTTACtggacaaaaaacaaaaaccttgcaCAAAGAAGAACTGAATATGAGTAAAACTGAAAGAACTATTCAGCAAAACATTGCAGAACAGGCACCTGTCACGCAGAAACGAAAAACTGAAAAATTAAAACAAGTGCACAAAGGGCCGACTAGAACTGCCTCCCCTGGTGCAGTTTCTGATGGGCCATCATCTGCACCTGCCACACCCACCAAGGCTCCTTATTCGCCAACGtctacaaaagaaaagaaaatacgcaTAACAACAAATGATGGGCGGCAGGCCATGCTTACCCTGAAGTCCACAACCACATTTTTAGAACTGCAAGAAAGCATAGCTAGAGAATTTAATATTTTCCCCCATTTGCAATGTATTCGCTTTGGCTTTCCTCCCAAAGAGCTTCTGCCACCCAAAGAAGGGCAGGAAAATGAACCTGTTCCTCTGCTGCATGGTGATAGAATAACTGTAGAGATCCTCAAAGGAAAGGAGGATAGTAGCCAAGCTGTTTTGGTGCATTCGGCCCATGCTGTGAAACATGATGATGCTGCAGTAACTAGTAaaattgcttctaaggaactCCAAGAGCAAATGGACAAGGAAATGTACTCGTTGTGTCTTCTAGCAACATTTATGG GAGAAGATGTCTGGTCTTATGCAAAGGGATTTCCTTACTTGTTCCAGCAGGGCGGTGTATTCTACAATATGATGAAGAAAACAATGG GCCTGACTGATGGTAAGCACTGTACTTTTCCACACTTGCCTGGCAAGACCTTTGTGTACAATGCAGCAGAAGATAGGTTAGAACTTTGTGTGGATGCTGCTGGGCACTTCCCTGTGGGTTCTGATGTGGAAGACCTGGTTAAAGAAGCACTCAGTCAAGTACGAGCAGAGGCAGCTTCAAGAAGCAGAGAAGCAAGTCCTTCACATGGACTCCTTAAACTTGGTAGTGGTGGAGTAGTTAAAAAGAAATCAGAGCAACTTCACAATGTAACTGCATTTCAAGGAAAAGGCCATTCTTTAGGAACTGCAGCTGGTAGTCAACAGCATCATCAAAAGGCTAGGGAAGCTCTGCCTACTAGAAAGCAAAGCACAGGCACAGACTTCAGTCCTGGTTGTGCAAAATCTGAGCCTTCTGTGTACACAGGTGAATCTGGAAACAGTGAGCTTATACGGATAGCTCCTGGAGTAGGAACAATGAGAGATGGCAGACAGCTTGACCCTAGTTTGATTGAGGCACAACGAAAAAAATTGCAGGAAATGGTTTCTTCAATTCAGGCTTCAATGGACAGACACTTGCGGGATCAGAATGCTGAGCAATCGGCATCAAATGATTTTTCTCAAAGGAAATTGGAGGCAACAGGTTCATCTGTTAAAATGAGAAGTTCTCAGACTGGCTTGTCTGAATCATATTCTTTAACAAGTGGCAGTGGACATCTTAATGCAGAAACAACTGATAGTAACATGTCAAATGCTGTGGGAGCCTCATTCCCTACAAGATCAAAAGCGCAAAAAGGAAATTCTGTTGAAGAGCCTGAAGAAATGGATAGTCAAGATGCAGAAATCACTAATACAACTGAGCCAATGGATCATTCATGA